A single Triticum dicoccoides isolate Atlit2015 ecotype Zavitan chromosome 2A, WEW_v2.0, whole genome shotgun sequence DNA region contains:
- the LOC119357441 gene encoding uncharacterized protein LOC119357441 — protein MAKYFQSAPVSNEALKHKEILLDGLYMHQDLDGSPNQNQKTIVNPNLPLQFGCTVANDWTIYDGLGADKKLVARAQGPHMGAGVAKGSWFICFNMVFVDDRFAGSSLKVLGHFEEPVEGEWAILGGTGEFAYAQGVVTFKKVQDGSTRVRQLQIRAICLSFRSSLSMPTKMGPWGGNGGSIQDITTGTPMRLQSVTLRSESSWIVSLAFTYIDKLGKRRSKGPWGPDKGNSQTIEFGPKEYVTEISGTIDNVISSLVITTNMKKYGPFGHEKGNRFSAAVPENTCVVGFFARTGNALDAVGVYHGPIMIELGPKEFVKQISGTIDNLVTETVITSLVLVTDIKKHGPYGSVQGTSFDDTVPENTFVVVFLGRSGGAHDAIGIYHGPVVV, from the exons ATGGCCAAGTATTTCCAGAGTGCTCCTGTTAGCAATGAAGCACTGAAGCACAAGGAGATTCTCTTGGACGGCCTGTACATGCACCAGGACCTTGACGGATCACCAAATCAGAACCAGAAAACTATAGTGAATCCTAACCTCCCTCTGCAGTTTGGCTGCACCGTGGCTAATGACTGGACCATATATGATGGCCTTGGCGCCGATAAGAAGCTTGTTGCGCGTGCACAAGGGCCACATATGGGGGCAGGAGTAGCCAAAGGAAGCTGGTTCATATGTTTCAACATGGTGTTTGTCGACGACAG GTTTGCGGGTTCCAGCCTTAAGGTGCTCGGACATTTTGAAGAGCCGGTAGAAGGTGAGTGGGCAATCCTTGGTGGGACAGGAGAGTTTGCCTATGCACAAGGTGTGGTGACCTTCAAGAAAGTCCAGGACGGAAGCACTAGGGTCAGACAGCTTCAGATACGTGCCATCTGCCTCAGCTTTCGATCGTCACTTTCAATG CCTACAAAGATGGGGCCATGGGGTGGAAATGGAGGCTCCATTCAAGACATCACCACCGGAACCCCGATGCGCCTGCAAAGTGTGACACTCAGAAGCGAGAGCAGCTGGATTGTCTCTCTTGCATTTACTTATATTGACAAACTTGGGAAGAGGCGCAGCAAAGGTCCTTGGGGTCCTGACAAAGGGAACAGTCAAACT ATCGAGTTCGGACCTAAAGAATATGTGACGGAAATATCAGGGACAATTGACAATGTCATATCGTCACTTGTTATCACGACAAACATGAAAAAGTATGGGCCGTTTGGGCATGAGAAGGGCAATCGTTTCAGCGCCGCCGTGCCAGAAAACACATGTGTTGTGGGATTCTTTGCCAGGACCGGGAATGCTCTTGATGCCGTTGGTGTTTACCATGGCCCCATCATG ATTGAGCTAGGCCCTAAAGAGTTTGTGAAGCAAATATCTGGGACAATTGACAACCTTGtgactgaaactgttataacttctcTTGTTCTCGTCACCGACATAAAAAAGCATGGGCCTTACGGAAGTGTGCAGGGCACAAGCTTTGACGACACGGTGCCGGAAAATACTTTTGTTGTGGTCTTCTTAGGCAGATCTGGTGGTGCACATGATGCAATTGGCATTTACCATGGTCCTGTCGTAGTTTAG